Proteins from a genomic interval of Paenibacillus sp. FSL R5-0623:
- the topA gene encoding type I DNA topoisomerase translates to MADALVIVESPSKAKTIGKYLGSKFIVKASMGHIRDLPKSQIGVEVENDFNPKYITIRGKGSILKELKDARKKVKKVYLAADPDREGEAIAWHLAHALELDDTADCRVVFNEITKQAVKDAFKTPRKINMDLVNAQQARRILDRLVGYKISPLLWKKVKKGLSAGRVQSVAVKIILDRENEIDDFEPEEYWSITAKLTADGNPFEAKFHKLNGAKTELGSEAEVQAILKQIEGADFTIKEVKEKERSRNPSAPFTTSSLQQEAARKLNFRASKTMSVAQQLYEGVDLGKEGTVGLITYMRTDSTRIAASAQEEAKEYIVGKYGEPFAPETPRNYSKKAANAQDAHEAIRPTSILRDPDSIKSFMSRDQFRLYKLVWERFVASQMSSAILDTLSVDIAAGDTIFRAAGSKVRFQGFMKVYVEGNDDGTTDEDRLLPPLKSGDVLDKQEIEPKQHFTQPPPRYTEARLVKTLEELGIGRPSTYAPTLETIQKRGYVAIEEKKFMPTELGELVIEQMEEFFPEILNVEFTANMEGDLDHVEEGSEDWVKVLAEFYESFEKRLEFAEEEMKEIEIEDEVSDEICEKCGKPLVYKLGRFGKFLACSGFPDCRNTKPIIKDIGVTCPKCKEGHVVERRSKKGRIFYGCDKYPECDFVSWDRPSAKPCPSCGSLMIEKRNKKGARLQCTSCDHQEPVDEPDDESAD, encoded by the coding sequence ATGGCGGATGCACTCGTAATCGTGGAGTCGCCCTCAAAGGCGAAGACGATAGGCAAATATTTAGGCAGCAAGTTTATCGTAAAAGCTTCGATGGGGCATATTCGCGATTTGCCAAAGAGTCAGATCGGCGTTGAGGTAGAGAATGATTTTAATCCGAAATATATTACGATCCGCGGCAAAGGTTCAATTTTGAAAGAACTGAAGGATGCACGGAAGAAAGTGAAAAAAGTGTATCTCGCAGCTGACCCGGATCGCGAAGGTGAGGCTATCGCATGGCATTTGGCCCATGCCCTTGAACTGGACGATACGGCAGATTGCCGGGTGGTATTTAATGAAATTACAAAACAGGCGGTCAAAGATGCGTTCAAAACGCCGCGGAAAATCAATATGGATTTGGTTAACGCGCAGCAGGCAAGACGTATTCTGGATCGGCTCGTTGGATATAAAATTAGTCCGTTATTATGGAAGAAAGTGAAAAAAGGTTTGTCTGCAGGCCGGGTTCAGTCTGTGGCTGTTAAAATCATTTTAGATCGTGAAAATGAAATTGATGATTTTGAGCCGGAAGAATACTGGAGCATTACCGCCAAACTGACAGCAGACGGCAATCCGTTTGAAGCCAAGTTTCATAAACTGAACGGGGCCAAAACAGAGCTGGGCAGTGAAGCGGAAGTGCAAGCGATCCTGAAACAGATCGAAGGTGCAGACTTTACGATCAAGGAAGTTAAAGAGAAAGAACGGAGCCGTAACCCTTCCGCCCCGTTTACGACGAGTTCTTTGCAACAGGAAGCGGCACGTAAATTGAATTTCAGAGCTTCCAAGACGATGTCGGTTGCCCAACAATTATATGAAGGTGTAGACCTTGGAAAAGAAGGCACAGTAGGTCTCATCACGTATATGCGTACGGACTCCACACGAATTGCGGCATCTGCACAAGAAGAAGCCAAAGAATATATCGTTGGTAAGTATGGTGAGCCATTTGCACCTGAGACTCCACGAAACTATTCCAAAAAAGCAGCTAATGCTCAGGATGCGCATGAAGCAATTCGCCCAACTTCAATTCTGCGTGATCCTGACTCAATCAAGTCGTTTATGAGTCGCGATCAGTTCCGGTTGTATAAACTGGTATGGGAACGTTTTGTAGCGAGCCAGATGTCTTCGGCTATCCTGGATACACTCTCTGTAGATATTGCTGCGGGGGACACCATTTTCCGTGCAGCAGGTTCGAAGGTGCGGTTCCAAGGTTTCATGAAGGTATATGTTGAAGGAAACGACGATGGTACAACCGATGAAGATCGTCTGCTGCCTCCGTTGAAAAGTGGAGATGTGCTTGATAAGCAGGAGATTGAGCCAAAACAGCATTTTACACAACCGCCACCCCGATATACGGAGGCAAGGTTGGTTAAGACGCTTGAGGAATTGGGTATAGGGCGTCCGAGTACATATGCGCCAACACTGGAGACCATTCAGAAGCGCGGATATGTTGCGATAGAGGAAAAGAAATTCATGCCAACCGAGCTTGGTGAACTGGTCATCGAACAGATGGAAGAGTTTTTCCCGGAAATCCTGAATGTAGAGTTTACCGCAAACATGGAAGGTGATCTTGACCATGTGGAGGAAGGTTCCGAGGATTGGGTCAAAGTACTCGCAGAATTCTATGAATCTTTTGAGAAACGCCTTGAGTTTGCGGAAGAAGAAATGAAAGAAATCGAGATTGAAGACGAAGTATCGGATGAGATCTGTGAGAAGTGCGGCAAACCGCTGGTTTATAAACTCGGGCGTTTTGGCAAGTTTCTTGCGTGCTCTGGCTTCCCTGATTGCCGGAATACCAAACCGATTATCAAGGATATCGGCGTGACTTGTCCGAAGTGTAAGGAAGGTCATGTTGTTGAGCGTCGTAGCAAAAAAGGACGTATTTTCTACGGTTGTGACAAATATCCTGAATGTGATTTTGTCTCATGGGACAGACCTTCAGCCAAACCATGTCCAAGTTGCGGATCGCTAATGATTGAAAAGCGGAACAAAAAGGGAGCACGGCTGCAGTGTACTTCATGTGATCATCAGGAGCCGGTGGATGAACCGGATGACGAATCAGCAGATTAG
- the dprA gene encoding DNA-processing protein DprA codes for MEERWILFGLHEMEGIGKKTISKLILGQHELPDLLNYGESDWVAAGLRKDQAARLASQFTIDWIESKREHVYNQGIEVITYLDQNYPILMKETVQPPWVMYARGDVSLLHNSSIAMVGTRMPTVYGRKVGEKLAEQLCNAGLTIVSGLARGIDSVCHEAVLRAKGKTIAVFGTGIDHIYPPENTSLAERIAETGLLLSEYPPGTRARQGLFPERNRIIAGLTLGTLVVEADIRSGSLITADAALEAGRDVFAVPGPITSPKSRGAHNLIRQGAKLVTCAADVLEEYRLGLPNAEQLPYNRGRSTETTEPSGRGIFAEVKLSTDEQRVIYLLEQGEQSLDQMVELLGWDFGHLHSVLLSLIIKKQISQLPGTKYARV; via the coding sequence ATGGAAGAACGATGGATCTTGTTTGGGTTGCATGAGATGGAGGGCATTGGCAAGAAAACAATCTCGAAACTGATTCTGGGACAACATGAATTACCCGATCTATTGAATTATGGGGAAAGCGACTGGGTCGCAGCAGGCTTGCGCAAAGATCAGGCTGCACGTTTGGCTAGCCAATTTACTATCGACTGGATTGAGAGTAAAAGAGAACACGTTTACAATCAGGGGATAGAGGTTATTACTTATCTGGATCAGAATTATCCCATATTAATGAAGGAAACCGTTCAGCCTCCCTGGGTAATGTATGCTCGAGGGGATGTTAGTTTGCTACACAATTCGTCTATTGCCATGGTGGGAACTCGTATGCCAACCGTGTATGGGCGCAAAGTTGGAGAAAAGCTGGCAGAGCAATTATGCAATGCAGGACTGACGATTGTAAGCGGGCTTGCCCGCGGTATTGATAGCGTATGTCATGAGGCAGTACTACGTGCAAAAGGAAAAACGATTGCCGTATTCGGAACAGGGATTGATCATATATACCCACCCGAAAATACAAGTCTCGCTGAGCGAATCGCGGAGACGGGGCTGCTTTTGTCGGAATATCCACCAGGTACGAGAGCGCGCCAGGGATTATTTCCGGAACGGAATCGAATCATTGCCGGTCTGACATTGGGAACATTGGTTGTTGAGGCTGACATTCGCAGTGGTTCACTCATTACAGCAGATGCTGCGCTTGAAGCAGGCAGGGATGTATTTGCAGTCCCTGGACCTATTACATCGCCGAAAAGTCGGGGAGCACACAATCTTATCCGTCAAGGGGCCAAATTGGTCACTTGTGCAGCAGATGTGTTGGAAGAGTATCGATTGGGCTTGCCAAATGCAGAACAACTTCCTTACAATAGAGGACGTTCGACCGAAACAACCGAGCCTTCCGGGCGAGGGATATTCGCTGAGGTTAAGCTCTCTACAGATGAACAACGTGTGATTTATCTGTTGGAACAGGGAGAACAATCATTGGATCAAATGGTTGAGCTGCTTGGTTGGGATTTTGGACATTTGCATTCAGTTCTGTTATCTTTAATCATAAAAAAGCAGATTAGCCAATTACCAGGCACTAAATACGCGAGGGTATGA
- a CDS encoding YraN family protein, whose product MVERRLGQEPGMKLTRQQKGRLGEEAACQWLREHDYRIIRQNWRCRSGEIDIIASCEGLIVFVEVRSRSGAAQYGTPQESVDMRKMQQVRSTASVYLQMTGETELQIRFDVIAVMLDQAGEIVSVNHIVNAF is encoded by the coding sequence ATGGTAGAACGTAGATTGGGTCAGGAGCCAGGAATGAAGCTCACACGACAGCAGAAAGGCCGATTAGGTGAAGAGGCTGCCTGTCAATGGTTGCGAGAGCACGATTATCGGATCATTAGACAGAACTGGCGTTGCCGTAGCGGTGAGATTGACATCATTGCTTCCTGCGAGGGCCTGATTGTCTTTGTGGAAGTAAGAAGCAGAAGTGGAGCCGCTCAATACGGTACACCTCAGGAATCGGTTGATATGCGTAAAATGCAGCAGGTGCGTTCAACCGCATCCGTGTATTTGCAAATGACGGGAGAGACGGAACTTCAGATCCGTTTTGATGTAATTGCTGTGATGCTTGATCAAGCGGGAGAAATTGTCTCCGTAAATCATATTGTTAATGCATTTTGA
- a CDS encoding MarR family transcriptional regulator, which translates to MQTDSLKLDNQLCFAIYACSREITKMYQPYLEVLGVTYSQYLVLMVLWEREECTVKEIGEALYLDSGTLTPLLKRLQSAGLINRERSAQDERKVLITLTDSGRELRNKALSIPESIQGDACLNSTEFEALLGQFKGLLEKVHQTNTNAAKK; encoded by the coding sequence ATGCAGACTGACAGTTTGAAGCTGGATAACCAATTATGCTTTGCCATATATGCTTGTTCACGTGAGATTACGAAGATGTACCAGCCTTATCTGGAGGTACTTGGCGTAACATATTCCCAGTATCTGGTTCTTATGGTATTGTGGGAACGTGAAGAATGTACGGTTAAGGAGATCGGGGAGGCACTCTATCTCGATTCGGGAACGTTGACACCACTTCTCAAACGGTTGCAGTCAGCAGGACTTATTAATCGCGAACGCTCTGCTCAGGATGAACGAAAAGTATTAATTACATTAACCGACTCCGGCCGTGAGCTGCGGAACAAGGCATTGTCCATACCTGAATCCATTCAGGGAGATGCGTGTTTGAACAGTACAGAGTTTGAAGCTTTGCTGGGTCAGTTCAAAGGGTTGCTGGAGAAAGTTCACCAAACCAACACGAACGCAGCCAAAAAATAA
- a CDS encoding nitroreductase, translated as MSKATKTTNEVRNAIQNRRTVKKFKKEAVPTQQIIELLDTAVWAPNHKLREPWRFLLFTGNGRKKLAEAIDAEMGEDNKFSPNIMQVPSVMLVVLEEDPRQNIWDEDFAAVSALVQNFMLAAWSEDIGTFWVTKPFLYAPKFRKSLGIEAGEKIVGMIYMGYPDVIPSAKERTPAKEKLTLFE; from the coding sequence ATGAGTAAAGCTACGAAAACAACAAATGAAGTCAGAAATGCGATTCAAAACCGTCGTACGGTGAAAAAATTCAAAAAAGAAGCTGTTCCTACACAGCAGATTATAGAATTGCTGGATACGGCAGTCTGGGCTCCTAACCATAAACTGCGTGAACCTTGGAGATTTTTGTTGTTTACCGGGAATGGACGGAAGAAACTGGCGGAGGCTATTGACGCAGAAATGGGAGAAGACAACAAATTCTCACCCAATATTATGCAAGTTCCATCCGTTATGCTTGTTGTGCTGGAAGAAGATCCAAGACAGAATATCTGGGACGAAGACTTCGCTGCGGTCAGTGCATTGGTTCAGAACTTTATGCTTGCAGCCTGGAGTGAAGACATTGGAACGTTCTGGGTGACTAAGCCATTCTTGTACGCTCCCAAATTCCGCAAATCGCTTGGAATAGAGGCGGGAGAGAAGATTGTAGGTATGATTTATATGGGATACCCTGATGTTATTCCTTCTGCCAAAGAACGCACACCAGCTAAGGAGAAACTCACTCTTTTCGAATAA
- the sucD gene encoding succinate--CoA ligase subunit alpha, with protein sequence MSILIDKNTKVITQGITGSTGMFHTKGALDYGTQMVGGVTPGKGGTNVDITLEDGTVASLPVFNTVQEAKEATGATASVIYVPPAFAADSIMEAVDAELDLVICITEGIPVLDMIKVDRFMEGKDTVLIGPNCPGVITPGECKIGIMPGYIHMAGHVGVVSRSGTLTYEAVHQLTTRGIGQSSAVGIGGDPVKGSEFIDILKRFNEDPQTHAVIMIGEIGGTAEEDAADWVRENMTKPVVGFIGGVTAPPGKRMGHAGAIISGGKGTAKEKIAKLESCGIKVAPTPAEMGSTLVSVLEERGILNLCTTH encoded by the coding sequence GTGAGTATTTTGATCGATAAAAATACAAAAGTCATTACGCAAGGCATTACGGGTTCAACGGGAATGTTCCACACGAAGGGCGCATTGGACTACGGAACCCAGATGGTAGGCGGAGTTACACCGGGTAAAGGCGGAACTAATGTGGATATCACGTTGGAAGACGGTACAGTAGCTAGTCTGCCGGTGTTCAACACTGTGCAGGAAGCGAAAGAAGCTACAGGCGCAACAGCGAGCGTCATTTACGTTCCTCCTGCATTTGCAGCAGATTCCATTATGGAAGCTGTTGATGCTGAGCTGGACCTCGTCATCTGTATTACAGAAGGTATTCCGGTTCTTGACATGATCAAGGTTGACCGCTTTATGGAAGGTAAAGATACTGTCCTGATCGGACCAAACTGTCCAGGTGTCATTACACCAGGAGAATGTAAAATCGGTATCATGCCTGGTTATATCCATATGGCAGGGCACGTAGGCGTTGTTTCCCGTAGTGGAACACTTACCTATGAAGCCGTTCATCAACTGACGACACGTGGTATTGGACAATCTTCTGCTGTAGGAATCGGGGGAGACCCTGTAAAAGGCTCGGAGTTCATTGATATCCTCAAACGGTTCAATGAAGATCCACAGACTCATGCGGTCATCATGATTGGTGAGATTGGTGGTACAGCTGAAGAGGATGCTGCAGATTGGGTACGGGAAAACATGACCAAACCGGTTGTTGGCTTTATCGGTGGCGTAACAGCGCCTCCAGGTAAACGGATGGGCCATGCTGGCGCTATTATCTCTGGCGGTAAAGGTACAGCCAAAGAGAAGATTGCGAAGCTGGAATCATGTGGAATCAAAGTAGCACCAACTCCTGCTGAGATGGGTTCAACTTTGGTGAGTGTACTTGAGGAACGCGGTATTTTGAATTTGTGCACGACACATTAA
- a CDS encoding EscU/YscU/HrcU family type III secretion system export apparatus switch protein has protein sequence MKDESSQPDLLSKKAVALKYVPGESEAPVVVAKGRGKVAEAILDKARENGVAVQEDAALVEVLSKLDLDEQIPAELYQLVAEVLTYVYRADRMASGREENESW, from the coding sequence ATGAAAGACGAGTCGTCACAACCGGACCTGCTCTCCAAAAAGGCGGTTGCCCTAAAATATGTCCCTGGAGAGAGCGAAGCGCCTGTTGTTGTAGCTAAGGGGCGCGGCAAAGTGGCAGAAGCCATTCTGGATAAAGCCAGAGAAAACGGCGTGGCTGTTCAGGAGGATGCAGCACTTGTGGAGGTACTCTCCAAGTTGGATCTGGATGAACAGATTCCGGCAGAACTGTATCAACTGGTCGCAGAGGTGCTAACGTACGTCTACCGTGCAGATCGCATGGCCTCAGGACGTGAGGAAAATGAGTCATGGTAG
- the sucC gene encoding ADP-forming succinate--CoA ligase subunit beta — translation MNIHEYQGKEVLKQYGVTVPNGKVAYTVDEAVAAAEALGSPVTVVKAQIHAGGRGKAGGVKVAKSTDEVRAYASEILGKVLVTHQTGPEGKEVKRLLIEEGCDIRKEYYVGVVVDRATGRVVMMASEEGGTEIEEVAEATPEKIFKEIIDPAIGLQVFQARKLAYSIKIPNELVNKAVKFMLALYTAFVEKDCSIAEINPLVVTGDGNVIALDAKLNFDSNALFRHKDILELRDLDEEDEKEIEASKYDLSYIALDGNIGCMVNGAGLAMATMDIIKYYGGDPANFLDVGGGATTEKVTEAFKIILSDAKVAGIFVNIFGGIMRCDVIANGVVEAAKQLGLTKPLVVRLEGTNVELGKRILGESGLNIVPADSMADGAQKIVALVK, via the coding sequence ATGAATATCCATGAATATCAAGGAAAAGAAGTACTGAAACAGTATGGAGTTACCGTTCCAAACGGAAAGGTTGCTTATACAGTCGATGAAGCGGTTGCGGCCGCAGAGGCACTGGGCAGTCCGGTGACTGTTGTTAAAGCGCAAATACACGCAGGTGGCCGGGGTAAAGCCGGCGGCGTAAAAGTGGCGAAGAGTACGGATGAAGTTCGTGCCTATGCTTCCGAAATTCTGGGCAAAGTATTGGTAACACACCAGACTGGACCAGAAGGCAAAGAAGTGAAACGTCTTCTGATTGAAGAAGGATGCGATATCCGAAAAGAGTATTATGTGGGTGTTGTTGTGGACCGTGCCACAGGCCGTGTAGTTATGATGGCTTCCGAAGAAGGCGGCACTGAGATTGAAGAAGTAGCTGAAGCTACACCTGAGAAAATTTTCAAAGAAATTATTGACCCTGCTATTGGATTGCAAGTGTTCCAGGCCCGTAAACTGGCTTACAGCATTAAGATTCCGAATGAACTGGTGAACAAAGCTGTTAAGTTCATGCTCGCGCTGTACACTGCATTTGTCGAAAAAGATTGCTCTATTGCCGAGATCAATCCTCTCGTTGTTACCGGAGATGGAAACGTTATCGCGCTAGATGCGAAATTAAACTTTGACTCCAACGCCCTGTTCCGTCACAAAGACATTTTGGAACTGCGTGACCTGGATGAAGAGGATGAAAAAGAAATCGAAGCTTCCAAATACGACCTCAGCTACATAGCACTTGATGGCAACATCGGCTGTATGGTCAATGGTGCGGGACTTGCGATGGCAACGATGGACATTATCAAATACTACGGTGGAGACCCGGCCAACTTCCTTGACGTTGGGGGCGGTGCAACAACAGAGAAGGTGACTGAAGCATTTAAGATCATCTTGTCCGATGCCAAAGTAGCTGGGATCTTTGTTAACATCTTCGGTGGCATCATGCGCTGTGATGTTATCGCCAATGGTGTTGTTGAAGCCGCGAAGCAGCTTGGCCTGACCAAACCGCTGGTTGTTCGTCTTGAAGGAACTAACGTGGAGCTTGGCAAACGTATTCTGGGTGAATCTGGCCTGAATATCGTTCCTGCTGATTCCATGGCCGATGGTGCACAGAAAATTGTTGCCCTCGTAAAATAA
- a CDS encoding carboxypeptidase-like regulatory domain-containing protein, whose translation MSIRSPWIARSVVLFLVSVLFSVMHTGIVSAAKENDTFKLSSRDQSRPSGFVGKVISEGMNVKNAKISYELHHYGDGAEQQSGSVVSDENGNYRIDVVLPNSKDYFTMDFTVEAEGYLLYNHRGSESLEADKVRTINFYIYEPSTIVGTVTDKEGKPVADALVSVTALYGKPVKTNQRGIYMVTGIDFEYPNIAIKVDSADYMIYEQDRLELWAGETIKWDVVLTEAAHVRGKVVDEAGNPVSGAKVNAGGSATTTDAQGNYFIKRVPTGTRTITGEAAGYLKSTQNVTLVQGDHNTFNIVLKTDADITPPVTKYRLVPITDTVNGKIYIKGFTFRLQATDEVKGSGVKTTQYRINGGAWETYEGPVKFYAPDVKVVEYYSTDVAGNQEKYNKMDFVNGTFEGAGSY comes from the coding sequence ATGTCCATTCGTTCCCCATGGATAGCTCGTTCTGTAGTGTTATTTTTAGTTTCTGTTTTGTTTAGTGTAATGCACACTGGAATTGTCAGTGCAGCCAAAGAAAACGATACTTTTAAGTTATCGAGTCGTGACCAGAGTCGGCCCTCCGGTTTTGTAGGAAAAGTTATAAGTGAAGGAATGAATGTGAAAAATGCAAAGATATCGTATGAATTACATCATTATGGTGATGGAGCTGAACAACAGTCTGGGAGTGTAGTTAGTGATGAAAATGGAAATTATCGTATTGACGTGGTACTCCCCAACTCAAAAGATTATTTCACAATGGATTTTACTGTAGAGGCAGAAGGTTATCTGTTATACAATCATAGAGGTAGTGAGTCTTTAGAAGCGGACAAAGTAAGAACCATTAATTTTTATATTTATGAACCATCAACAATTGTGGGCACAGTCACAGATAAGGAAGGAAAGCCTGTGGCTGACGCGTTAGTTTCAGTAACCGCTTTGTACGGCAAGCCCGTAAAAACAAATCAAAGAGGCATATATATGGTAACGGGCATTGATTTTGAGTATCCAAACATTGCAATCAAGGTAGATTCTGCAGATTATATGATTTATGAACAAGATCGGTTAGAACTTTGGGCGGGAGAAACCATAAAATGGGATGTTGTTTTGACAGAAGCAGCACACGTACGGGGAAAGGTTGTAGATGAGGCGGGCAATCCAGTAAGTGGAGCTAAAGTGAATGCCGGAGGCTCGGCAACAACAACGGATGCTCAAGGAAATTATTTCATAAAGCGCGTGCCAACAGGCACCAGAACAATAACGGGGGAAGCAGCAGGATACTTAAAATCTACTCAGAACGTTACCCTCGTACAAGGAGATCATAATACGTTTAATATCGTACTTAAGACAGATGCAGATATTACACCTCCAGTAACCAAGTACAGATTAGTTCCTATTACAGATACTGTGAACGGGAAAATATACATCAAAGGATTTACATTCAGACTTCAGGCAACGGACGAAGTCAAAGGTTCGGGTGTAAAAACAACGCAATATCGAATCAATGGGGGAGCATGGGAAACATATGAGGGACCCGTCAAGTTTTATGCCCCTGATGTCAAAGTGGTAGAGTACTATAGTACAGATGTTGCAGGTAACCAAGAGAAGTACAACAAAATGGATTTTGTTAATGGCACATTTGAAGGCGCAGGCTCATATTGA
- a CDS encoding YifB family Mg chelatase-like AAA ATPase — MYGKLHSACLYGIDGVLIEVETDLSNGLPQTSIIGLPDSAIREAVERVRAAIKNCGYQYPLQRITINLAPADLRKEGSSFDLAIAIALLMTSGQLVLPPEERTLVVGELALDGSIRSVPGILSMVDLAKRQGFTSVLLPLDNVEEASLIRGIQVFGIRHLQDIAPENPDQPASSVGIPNNSNAGTVVLENYAHLAVPITDKTHKMADRKLRQTPLFADDYSDVLGQHHVKRALMIAAAGMHNILLVGPPGTGKTMLIKRLPSILPPLSEDEALEVTKVLSAAGKLKEAPQGLIADRPFRSPHHTISTSGLIGGGGIPKPGEVSLAHRGILFLDELPEFQRQVLEVLRQPLEDRTVTISRARAAFTFPAQFMLACSMNPCPCGYLSAHSEEQRCICSPARVAAYRAKISGPLLDRIDLQVEVPPPGEWRKSAASPSSEEMQAKVIHAHQIQATRYAQSSVRWNSQLSGTLLRRTIHLPQEAEQLLEQTLQTLNLSMRAHDRIIKMAQTIADLDHDGEIVTAHVAEAIQYRQLDLNLF, encoded by the coding sequence ATGTACGGAAAATTGCACAGTGCGTGTTTGTACGGAATTGATGGTGTTCTGATCGAGGTGGAGACCGATTTATCCAATGGTCTGCCGCAGACATCCATCATCGGTTTACCGGATTCAGCCATTCGTGAGGCCGTTGAACGTGTCCGTGCAGCGATTAAAAACTGCGGATATCAGTATCCGTTACAGCGGATCACAATCAATCTGGCCCCCGCTGATCTGCGCAAGGAAGGATCTTCCTTTGATCTAGCCATTGCTATCGCTTTACTCATGACAAGCGGCCAGCTTGTACTTCCTCCCGAGGAACGGACACTAGTGGTTGGCGAACTGGCGTTGGACGGTTCGATCAGGTCCGTGCCCGGCATTTTATCCATGGTGGATCTGGCCAAACGACAAGGCTTTACTTCCGTGCTCCTGCCTTTGGATAACGTAGAGGAAGCGTCACTGATTCGAGGTATCCAGGTGTTTGGCATTCGACATTTACAGGATATTGCTCCGGAAAACCCAGATCAACCCGCTAGTTCAGTGGGAATACCCAATAATTCAAATGCAGGAACAGTTGTGTTGGAAAATTATGCACACCTCGCTGTGCCTATAACGGATAAGACTCATAAGATGGCGGATAGGAAGCTGAGACAAACACCATTATTTGCAGATGACTATAGCGATGTTCTGGGGCAGCATCATGTAAAACGCGCGCTTATGATTGCAGCAGCAGGCATGCATAATATACTGCTCGTTGGACCGCCAGGCACGGGCAAAACGATGTTAATCAAACGTTTGCCCTCCATCCTTCCTCCTTTGTCAGAAGATGAAGCGTTGGAAGTCACCAAAGTATTAAGTGCCGCAGGCAAATTGAAAGAAGCGCCTCAAGGCCTGATTGCAGACAGACCCTTTCGCTCCCCTCACCACACGATATCCACCTCTGGTCTGATTGGAGGTGGTGGTATTCCAAAACCGGGTGAAGTGAGCCTTGCCCATCGGGGCATATTGTTTCTGGATGAATTACCTGAATTCCAGCGTCAAGTGCTGGAGGTATTAAGGCAGCCGTTAGAGGATCGCACAGTGACAATTAGTCGGGCTCGCGCTGCATTCACCTTTCCGGCCCAATTTATGCTCGCATGTTCCATGAATCCCTGTCCCTGCGGATATTTGTCCGCTCATTCGGAGGAACAACGATGCATATGTAGTCCAGCCCGTGTTGCCGCATACCGAGCCAAAATTTCAGGACCACTGCTGGACCGTATTGATCTTCAGGTTGAGGTTCCTCCACCAGGCGAGTGGCGCAAGTCTGCTGCTTCCCCTTCCTCTGAAGAAATGCAGGCAAAAGTGATCCACGCTCATCAAATTCAGGCTACACGTTATGCCCAAAGTTCGGTTCGTTGGAATAGCCAGCTTTCCGGCACGCTTTTGCGACGAACGATCCATCTCCCCCAAGAGGCAGAACAACTGTTAGAGCAAACGCTGCAAACGTTAAACCTGAGCATGCGTGCACATGATCGCATTATCAAGATGGCACAGACGATTGCCGATCTGGATCATGATGGTGAAATTGTGACAGCTCATGTGGCTGAAGCCATTCAGTATCGCCAACTGGATCTTAATTTATTTTGA